A region of Anopheles merus strain MAF chromosome 2R, AmerM5.1, whole genome shotgun sequence DNA encodes the following proteins:
- the LOC121589725 gene encoding signal recognition particle 54 kDa protein codes for MVLADLGRKITNALHSLSKATIINEEVLDSMLKEICTALLEADVNIRLVKKLRENVRSVIDFDEMAGGLNKRRMIQSAVFKELVKLVDPGVKPYQPIKGRPNVIMFVGLQGSGKTTTCTKLAYHYQKKNWKSCLVCADTFRAGAYDQIKQNATKARIPFYGSYTEVDPVTIAQDGVEMFKKEGFEFIIVDTSGRHKQEESLFEEMLAVANAVNPDNIIFVMDATIGQACEAQAKAFKEKVDIGSVIITKLDGHAKGGGALSAVAATNSPIIFIGTGEHIDDLEPFKTKPFISKLLGMGDIEGLIDKVNELKLDDNEELIDKIKHGQFTIRDMYEQFQNIMKMGPFSQIMGMIPGFSQDFMTKGGEQESMARIKRLMTMMDSMSDGELDNKDGAKLFSKQPTRVTRVAQGSGVMEREVRDLISQYTKFAAVIKKMGGIKGLFKSGDMTKNVNPTQMAKLNQQMAKMIDPRMFQQMGGMNGLQNMMRQLQQGAGGLGNLMSGFGGK; via the exons ATGGTGTTAGCCGATTTAGGACGCAAAATTACGAATGCTTTGCACTCGCTAAGCAAAGCGACGATCATAAATGAAGAGGTGTTAGATTCGATGCTGAAAGAGATTTGCACGGCATTGCTCGAGGCGGACGTCAACATTCGGTTGGTGAAGAAGCTGCGTGAAAATGTACGTTCTGTGATCGACTTCGATGAAATGGCCGGAGGTTTAAATAAGCGACGAATGATTCAATCGGCAGTGTTCAAGGAGCTGGTGAAGCTGGTTGATCCGGGCGTGAAGCCATACCAGCCCATTAAAGGACGTCCGAACGTGATAATGTTCGTAGGACTGCAGGGATCTGGTAAGACGACAACTTGTACAAAACTGGCGTACCAttatcaaaagaaaaactggAAATCGTGCCTAGTCTGTGCCGATACGTTTCGTGCTGGTGCGTACgatcaaatcaagcaaaatgCCACCAAGGCACGTATTCCATTCTACGGTAGCTATACCGAAGTCGATCCGGTCACAATCGCACAGGATGGTGTAGAGATGTTCAAAAAGGAGGGCTTTGAGTTTATAATCGTGGATACGAGTGGCCGACATAAGCAGGAGGAATCACTTTTCGAGGAAATGTTGGCAGTGGCCAACGCGGTCAACCCGGATAACATTATTTTCGTCATGGATGCTACTATTGGGCAGGCTTGTGAGGCCCAGGCAAAAGCGTTCAAAGAAAAGGTGGACATTGGTTCGGTCATTATTACGAAGCTAGATGGTCATGCAAAGGGTGGCGGTGCACTATCAGC GGTGGCAGCAACTAACTCTCCCATCATTTTCATCGGTACTGGTGAGCACATAGACGACTTGGAACCGTTTAAGACGAAGCCCTTTATTAGCAAACTGCTTGGAATGGGAGACATTGAGGGCTTAATCGACAAGGTGAACGAATTGAAGCTAGACGACAACGAAGAGCTAATCGATAAAATCAAACATGGTCAATTCACCATTCGGGACATGTATGAACAGTTCCAAAATATCATGAAGATGGGTCCTTTTTCGCAAATTATG GGAATGATTCCAGGATTTTCTCAAGATTTTATGACCAAGGGCGGTGAGCAGGAGTCAATGGCTAGAATCAAGCGCCTAATGACCATGATGGACTCCATGTCTGACGGGGAGCTCGATAACAAGGATGGCGCAAAACTGTTCAGCAAACAGCCAACACGAGTAACGCGAGTAGCGCAAGGATCGGGCGTCATGGAGCGGGAAGTGCGCGATTTGATATCACAGTACACGAAATTCGCTGCAGTCATCAAGAAGATGGGAGGTATTAAGGGACTGTTCAAGAGTGGCGATATGACGAAAAACGTGAATCCGACACAAATGGCCAAACTGAATCAACAGATGGCAAAGATGATTGATCCTCGCATGTTCCAACAGATGGGCGGCATGAACGGTTTACAAAACATGATGCGCCAGCTACAACAAGGTGCGGGCGGCCTCGGTAATTTAATGAGTGGGTTCGGTGGCAAATAG